A DNA window from Candidatus Sulfidibacterium hydrothermale contains the following coding sequences:
- the rplQ gene encoding 50S ribosomal protein L17, giving the protein MRHRKSFNHLGRTSSHRKAMLANMATSLILHKRITTTVAKAKALRSYVEPLITRSKDDTTHSRRIVFSYLQSKEAVTELFREVAKKVADRPGGYTRIIKLGNRVGDNAELAMMELVDFNETLLAEKSATKAKSTRRRRGGKKKSTATAQKEAPADTAKETAKEAEVKKEEKVEEKPVEKVAEKKEEAPAAETKKEEAPKSEVKEEKKEPKSEKKQEEKGEKKDENKKEE; this is encoded by the coding sequence ATGAGACACAGAAAGAGTTTTAATCATCTCGGAAGAACCAGTTCGCACCGGAAAGCTATGTTGGCGAATATGGCCACTTCCCTGATCTTACATAAAAGAATTACCACTACGGTAGCCAAAGCCAAAGCTTTGAGAAGCTATGTTGAGCCTTTGATTACCCGTTCAAAAGACGATACAACCCATTCACGTCGTATTGTATTTAGCTATTTGCAAAGTAAAGAAGCGGTAACGGAACTTTTCCGTGAAGTGGCTAAAAAAGTGGCTGATCGTCCGGGCGGATATACCCGCATCATTAAATTGGGAAACCGTGTAGGCGATAATGCTGAATTGGCCATGATGGAACTGGTTGACTTTAACGAAACCCTGTTGGCTGAAAAATCAGCTACTAAGGCAAAATCTACACGGCGTCGCCGCGGTGGAAAAAAGAAATCAACTGCAACGGCACAGAAAGAAGCTCCTGCTGATACCGCCAAAGAAACAGCTAAAGAAGCAGAAGTGAAAAAAGAAGAAAAAGTGGAAGAAAAGCCGGTTGAAAAAGTAGCAGAAAAGAAAGAGGAAGCTCCGGCTGCCGAAACAAAAAAAGAAGAAGCCCCCAAATCCGAAGTGAAAGAAGAAAAGAAAGAACCTAAAAGCGAGAAGAAACAGGAAGAAAAGGGCGAGAAAAAAGACGAGAACAAAAAGGAAGAATAG
- a CDS encoding DNA-directed RNA polymerase subunit alpha gives MAILAFQKPDKVIMNETDGFRGVFEFRPLEPGFGITIGNALRRILLSSLEGFAITNVKIAGVVHEFSSIDGVIEDVTDIILNLKKVRFKQQIPDENTEKVNIVIGDQSEFKAGDINKFLSVFQVLNTDEMICHLDPSVKLSMEITIGKGRGYVPAEENKDPDAPVGTIAIDSIHTPIKNVKYSIENYRVEQKTDYEKLILEIITDGSIHPKDALKEAAKILIQHFMLFSDEKISIDSEEKSVSEEFDENTLHIRQLLKTKLVDLDLSVRALNCLKAADVDTLGDLVSYNKSDLLKFRNFGKKSLTELEQLVESKNLEFGMNVAKYKLDKD, from the coding sequence ATGGCGATATTAGCATTTCAAAAGCCTGATAAGGTGATTATGAATGAAACCGATGGCTTCAGAGGCGTATTTGAATTTCGTCCTCTCGAACCAGGTTTTGGAATTACTATTGGCAATGCCTTGCGGAGAATTCTTCTTTCCTCGCTCGAAGGTTTTGCCATTACAAACGTTAAAATTGCGGGCGTTGTACACGAATTTTCTTCTATTGACGGAGTCATTGAAGATGTTACCGATATTATCCTCAACCTGAAGAAAGTACGGTTTAAACAGCAAATTCCTGATGAAAATACGGAAAAAGTAAATATCGTTATTGGTGATCAGAGCGAGTTTAAAGCCGGTGATATTAATAAATTCCTTTCTGTTTTTCAGGTACTGAATACGGACGAAATGATTTGCCACCTCGACCCGTCGGTAAAACTGAGTATGGAAATTACCATCGGTAAAGGAAGAGGATACGTGCCGGCAGAAGAAAATAAAGATCCCGACGCACCGGTGGGTACTATTGCCATCGACTCCATTCACACGCCGATTAAAAATGTGAAATACAGCATCGAAAATTATCGTGTCGAACAGAAAACCGACTATGAAAAACTGATTCTCGAAATCATTACGGATGGTTCAATTCATCCTAAAGATGCTTTAAAAGAAGCGGCAAAGATTCTGATCCAGCACTTTATGCTGTTCTCCGATGAGAAAATTTCCATTGATTCAGAAGAAAAATCCGTTTCGGAAGAGTTTGATGAAAATACATTGCATATTCGTCAGCTGTTGAAAACCAAATTGGTTGACCTGGATTTGTCTGTTCGTGCCCTCAACTGCCTTAAAGCAGCCGATGTGGATACATTAGGTGATCTGGTTTCCTATAACAAAAGTGATTTGTTGAAATTTAGAAATTTTGGTAAGAAGTCTTTAACTGAGCTGGAACAACTGGTTGAGTCGAAGAACTTGGAGTTTGGAATGAATGTAGCAAAATATAAATTAGATAAGGATTAA
- the rpsD gene encoding 30S ribosomal protein S4, whose translation MARYIGPKSKIARKFGEPIFGADKYLEKKNYAPGQHGQMRRRKKQSEYGMQLQEKQKAKYTYGILEKQFRNLFHKASQRKGITGENLLKLAEARLDNTVFRLGIAPTRAAARQLVSHRHILVNGKVVNIPSYSLRAGDVVGVREKSKNLEVITESLAANNRSFSWLEWDDAKMEGKFLNYPERDEIPENIKENLIVELYSK comes from the coding sequence ATGGCAAGATATATTGGCCCAAAATCAAAAATTGCACGGAAATTCGGTGAACCTATTTTCGGTGCAGACAAATATCTCGAGAAAAAGAATTATGCTCCGGGACAGCATGGCCAAATGCGCAGAAGAAAAAAACAATCGGAGTACGGAATGCAGCTTCAGGAAAAACAAAAAGCCAAATATACTTATGGCATCCTGGAAAAACAGTTTCGTAACCTTTTTCATAAAGCTTCCCAGCGTAAGGGAATTACGGGTGAAAATCTCTTGAAACTGGCCGAAGCCCGTTTGGATAATACAGTTTTCCGTTTGGGTATTGCACCTACCCGAGCTGCTGCTCGTCAGCTGGTTTCTCATCGTCATATTTTGGTTAACGGAAAAGTGGTGAATATTCCCTCTTATTCTTTGCGAGCTGGCGATGTCGTAGGAGTACGCGAAAAATCGAAAAACCTGGAAGTAATTACCGAATCCCTGGCCGCCAATAACCGGTCGTTTTCGTGGCTGGAATGGGATGATGCCAAAATGGAAGGAAAGTTTCTGAACTATCCCGAACGCGATGAGATTCCTGAAAATATCAAGGAAAACCTCATTGTTGAGTTGTACTCTAAATAA
- the rpsK gene encoding 30S ribosomal protein S11, with amino-acid sequence MAKRTRNTKKRVVKVDPVGRAYIQATFNNIIISLTNDAGQVISWSSSGKMGFKGSKKNTPYAAQMSAEDCAKVAYGLGLRKVKVYVKGPGAGRESAIRTINSSGIQVTEIIDVTPIPHNGCRPPKRRRV; translated from the coding sequence ATGGCAAAAAGGACCAGAAATACAAAAAAACGTGTAGTCAAAGTAGATCCGGTAGGACGTGCTTATATTCAGGCTACTTTTAACAACATCATTATTTCCCTTACCAATGATGCCGGACAGGTTATCTCATGGTCATCATCGGGAAAAATGGGCTTTAAAGGATCCAAAAAAAATACACCTTACGCAGCACAAATGTCAGCCGAAGATTGTGCCAAAGTGGCTTATGGCTTAGGTCTGCGTAAAGTAAAAGTTTATGTAAAAGGCCCCGGTGCCGGTCGTGAATCGGCTATCAGAACCATTAACTCATCGGGTATCCAGGTTACTGAAATTATTGATGTAACACCGATCCCGCATAATGGTTGCCGTCCGCCCAAAAGAAGAAGAGTATAA
- the rpsM gene encoding 30S ribosomal protein S13 — MARIAGVDIPQNKRGEIGLTYIYGIGRSTAQKILTEAGIDWDKKVKDWDDDEQNKIRSIISEMKVEGELRSEVQMNIKRLMDIGTYRGIRHRIGLPLRGQKTKNNARTRKGRKKTVANKKKATK, encoded by the coding sequence ATGGCAAGAATTGCTGGAGTTGACATTCCCCAAAATAAAAGAGGCGAAATCGGTTTAACTTACATTTATGGAATTGGCAGAAGTACTGCTCAGAAAATTTTAACCGAAGCCGGTATCGATTGGGATAAAAAGGTTAAAGACTGGGATGATGATGAACAGAACAAAATTCGTTCGATCATCAGTGAAATGAAAGTCGAAGGAGAACTCCGCTCAGAAGTACAGATGAACATCAAACGACTGATGGACATCGGAACTTATCGCGGAATTCGTCACCGTATCGGCCTTCCTCTTCGCGGGCAGAAAACCAAAAATAATGCCCGTACCCGTAAAGGTCGTAAGAAAACCGTTGCCAATAAAAAGAAAGCTACCAAGTAA
- the rpmJ gene encoding 50S ribosomal protein L36 — protein MKIRASIKKRSPEDKMVRRKGRLYIINKKNPKYKQRQG, from the coding sequence ATGAAAATACGTGCATCAATTAAGAAGAGATCACCCGAGGACAAAATGGTTCGTCGGAAAGGAAGATTGTATATCATTAATAAAAAGAATCCAAAGTACAAACAAAGACAGGGTTAA
- the infA gene encoding translation initiation factor IF-1, with translation MAKQQSIEQDGTVIESLGNAMFRVELENGHTIIAHISGKMRMHYIKILPGDRVKLEMSPYDLTKGRITFRYK, from the coding sequence ATGGCAAAACAACAGTCAATAGAACAAGATGGCACGGTAATTGAATCGTTGGGCAACGCCATGTTTCGTGTGGAATTGGAAAACGGGCATACGATTATCGCGCATATTTCCGGTAAAATGCGGATGCATTACATCAAAATTTTGCCGGGTGACAGAGTAAAACTGGAGATGTCTCCTTACGATTTAACTAAAGGAAGAATAACATTTAGATATAAATAG
- the map gene encoding type I methionyl aminopeptidase, which produces MIPIKTDEEIEIQRHSSLLVGKTLAEVAKHIRPGVKTITLDRIAEEFIRDNGAVPGFKGYGGFPATLCISVNDAVVHGIPDETELKDGDIVSIDCGTIWGGFYGDSAYTFPVGEVDEEVLLLLERTKKALYLGIEQAVAGKRVRDIGYAIQTYVESFGYGVVRDLVGHGVGRNLHEEPEVPNYGRRGTGPKLKAGMCIAIEPMINLGVKEVYQEADGWTIRTADGKPSAHFEHDVAIRQGKADILSSFEEIEKVLNNK; this is translated from the coding sequence ATGATACCGATTAAAACAGACGAAGAAATAGAAATACAAAGACACAGTTCTTTACTTGTTGGAAAAACACTTGCCGAAGTGGCAAAACATATCCGGCCCGGAGTAAAAACCATTACGTTGGACCGTATTGCCGAAGAGTTTATTCGCGATAACGGTGCCGTTCCTGGTTTTAAAGGATATGGCGGTTTCCCCGCTACCCTTTGTATCTCTGTAAACGATGCAGTGGTACATGGTATTCCGGATGAAACCGAGTTAAAAGATGGAGACATTGTTTCCATCGACTGCGGAACAATCTGGGGCGGATTTTATGGCGACTCAGCTTACACTTTTCCGGTAGGCGAAGTGGACGAAGAAGTGCTTTTATTGCTCGAACGGACGAAAAAAGCACTTTATCTCGGAATTGAGCAGGCAGTGGCCGGAAAACGTGTCCGGGATATTGGTTATGCCATTCAAACTTATGTTGAAAGTTTTGGCTATGGCGTAGTGAGAGATTTGGTAGGACACGGTGTGGGGAGAAATCTGCATGAAGAACCCGAAGTGCCTAATTACGGACGGCGGGGTACCGGTCCTAAACTGAAAGCCGGAATGTGTATCGCCATTGAACCCATGATTAACCTCGGGGTGAAAGAAGTGTATCAGGAAGCTGATGGATGGACGATTCGTACGGCTGATGGTAAACCATCGGCACATTTCGAACACGATGTAGCCATCAGGCAGGGTAAAGCGGATATTTTATCCAGTTTTGAGGAGATAGAAAAAGTTTTAAATAATAAATAG
- the secY gene encoding preprotein translocase subunit SecY, producing the protein MKKFIETIRNIYKIEELRKRILYTLGIIAIYRLGSYVVLPGVDPNMLTNLQNQGSSGLMGLLNMFSGGAFSHASIFALGIMPYISASIVIQLLGMAIPYFQRLQREGESGTRKINQITRYLTVAIVAFQAPAYIANLVSQVPPQAITPFNPAVTHPPVFFWVSSTIILISGTLFVMWLGEKITDKGVGNGISLIIMIGIIARLPGALFQEFVSRIVETNGGMVYFLLEILMLVLVILFTILLVQGTRKVPVQYAKRIVGNKQYGGVRQYLPLKVNAAGVMPIIFAQAIMFLPLTLVGFANSDTLSGIAAAFTDFNGFWYNFTFFIMIILFTYFYTAITINPNQMAEDLKKNGGFIPGVKPGRKTAEYLDNILSRITLPGSIFLGLIAILPLFARLIGVNSGFAAFYGGTSLLILVGVVLDTLQQIESYLLMRHYDGLTKSGRIKGRPSAFGGM; encoded by the coding sequence ATGAAAAAATTTATAGAAACCATAAGAAACATTTATAAGATTGAGGAGCTCCGTAAGCGTATCCTCTATACTCTCGGAATCATTGCGATTTACCGTCTTGGTTCGTATGTAGTGCTTCCGGGTGTGGATCCTAATATGCTTACCAATCTGCAAAATCAGGGTAGCTCCGGCCTAATGGGACTGTTAAACATGTTTTCCGGTGGTGCTTTCTCGCATGCATCCATTTTTGCACTGGGGATTATGCCTTATATTTCGGCTTCGATTGTGATCCAGTTGCTCGGAATGGCAATTCCTTATTTTCAACGCTTGCAGCGCGAAGGAGAAAGCGGTACACGGAAAATTAATCAGATTACCCGTTATTTGACCGTAGCTATTGTTGCTTTTCAGGCTCCGGCTTATATTGCCAACCTGGTTTCGCAGGTGCCACCGCAGGCCATTACTCCTTTTAATCCTGCTGTGACACATCCCCCGGTCTTTTTCTGGGTTTCGTCCACCATTATCCTGATTTCAGGTACCCTGTTCGTGATGTGGCTTGGCGAAAAAATTACCGATAAAGGTGTCGGCAACGGAATCTCCCTCATCATTATGATTGGTATCATTGCCCGGCTCCCCGGTGCCTTGTTCCAGGAATTCGTTTCCCGTATTGTGGAAACCAATGGTGGAATGGTTTACTTCCTTCTCGAAATCTTAATGCTGGTGCTGGTGATCCTGTTTACCATCTTGTTGGTACAGGGAACCCGAAAAGTACCGGTTCAATATGCCAAAAGAATTGTTGGAAACAAACAATATGGTGGCGTGCGTCAGTATTTACCGTTGAAAGTGAATGCTGCCGGTGTAATGCCGATCATTTTTGCACAGGCCATTATGTTTTTACCGCTTACTTTGGTAGGATTTGCCAATAGTGATACCTTAAGTGGAATTGCTGCTGCCTTTACCGATTTTAATGGTTTCTGGTACAATTTCACTTTCTTTATCATGATCATTCTGTTTACTTACTTTTATACCGCCATTACCATTAATCCAAACCAGATGGCAGAGGATTTGAAGAAAAATGGCGGATTTATTCCGGGTGTAAAACCGGGGCGTAAAACAGCTGAGTATCTCGATAATATTTTATCGCGGATTACATTGCCAGGATCTATTTTCCTCGGTCTGATTGCTATTTTGCCTCTTTTTGCCCGGCTTATCGGAGTAAACAGTGGGTTTGCTGCGTTCTATGGCGGAACATCGTTGTTGATTCTTGTGGGAGTGGTTTTGGATACCCTGCAGCAAATCGAAAGTTATTTGTTGATGCGCCATTATGACGGACTGACCAAGTCAGGAAGAATTAAGGGAAGACCGTCGGCATTTGGCGGAATGTAA
- the rplO gene encoding 50S ribosomal protein L15 gives MDLSNLKPAKGSVKNKKRIGRGQGSGRGGTSTRGHKGAQSRSGYKQKSGFEGGQMPLFRRVPKFGFKNINRKEYQGVNLDVLQKLADEKNLTVINQEVLIENGLVSKNDLIKILGRGELKAKLEVSAHAFTKTAKTAIEAQGGQAIII, from the coding sequence ATGGATTTAAGCAATCTTAAACCGGCAAAAGGTTCTGTAAAGAACAAAAAGAGAATTGGCAGGGGACAAGGTTCCGGTAGAGGCGGTACTTCTACACGCGGACACAAAGGTGCCCAGTCAAGGTCCGGCTATAAGCAAAAAAGTGGTTTCGAAGGCGGACAAATGCCTCTCTTTAGAAGGGTTCCGAAATTTGGTTTTAAAAATATAAACCGTAAAGAATATCAGGGCGTTAACCTTGACGTTCTTCAGAAACTTGCCGATGAAAAAAACCTTACGGTGATTAATCAGGAAGTTTTAATTGAAAACGGTCTTGTATCGAAAAATGATTTAATCAAAATTTTGGGCCGTGGCGAACTGAAAGCTAAACTGGAAGTTTCTGCTCATGCTTTTACTAAAACTGCTAAAACCGCTATCGAAGCACAGGGAGGTCAGGCCATTATAATTTAA
- the rpmD gene encoding 50S ribosomal protein L30: MTKLRITQVRSAINRPLRQKKTLEALGLKKLNRPKEVESTPQVLGMIEKVKHLLKVEEI, translated from the coding sequence ATGACAAAGTTGAGAATTACTCAGGTGAGAAGCGCTATTAACAGACCCTTGCGTCAGAAAAAAACATTGGAAGCGCTCGGACTGAAAAAACTGAACCGCCCGAAAGAGGTAGAATCTACCCCTCAGGTGCTGGGAATGATTGAAAAAGTGAAACATTTATTGAAGGTTGAAGAAATTTAA
- the rpsE gene encoding 30S ribosomal protein S5, whose translation MSNANVKKIKSSDIEFKDRLVSIQRVTKVTKGGRTFSFSAIVVVGNENGVVGYGLGKAKEVTAAIAKGIDDAKKHLVKVPVLKGTIPHEQTGKYSGARVYIQPAAPGTGVIAGGAMRAVLESVGVKNVLAKSKGSSNPHSVVKATIDALTKLRDPITVAQVRGVELDTVFNG comes from the coding sequence ATGTCAAACGCAAACGTAAAAAAGATTAAATCCAGCGATATCGAATTTAAAGACAGGCTGGTGAGTATCCAAAGAGTGACGAAAGTGACCAAAGGAGGACGGACTTTCAGCTTCTCTGCCATTGTGGTTGTAGGAAACGAAAACGGTGTAGTAGGCTATGGACTGGGTAAAGCAAAGGAAGTTACTGCTGCTATTGCCAAAGGAATTGATGATGCCAAAAAACACCTGGTAAAAGTTCCTGTGCTGAAAGGTACCATCCCGCACGAACAAACCGGAAAATACAGCGGCGCCCGGGTTTATATCCAACCGGCTGCTCCCGGTACCGGTGTTATCGCCGGTGGTGCTATGCGTGCCGTACTGGAAAGTGTCGGCGTGAAAAACGTATTGGCCAAATCAAAAGGTTCGTCGAATCCTCACTCTGTGGTGAAAGCAACCATTGATGCGTTAACTAAATTGCGCGACCCCATTACTGTTGCACAAGTAAGAGGGGTAGAATTAGATACTGTTTTTAACGGATAG
- the rplR gene encoding 50S ribosomal protein L18 has translation MKNKKVFRRNRIKMRVRKTIKGTAERPRMSVFRSNKQIYVQLIDDLAQKTLVSASSADKSLEGQKMTKIEQANKVGKLAAERALAAGITTVVFDRNGYLYHGRVKALADAAREGGLKF, from the coding sequence ATTAAGAATAAAAAAGTATTTCGTAGAAACAGGATTAAGATGCGGGTCAGGAAGACCATCAAAGGGACTGCTGAACGTCCCCGTATGAGTGTCTTCAGAAGCAACAAACAAATTTATGTTCAGTTGATTGACGACCTGGCACAAAAAACATTGGTTTCTGCATCATCCGCCGACAAGAGTCTGGAAGGACAAAAAATGACCAAGATAGAACAAGCGAATAAAGTAGGTAAGCTGGCCGCCGAACGGGCCTTAGCTGCCGGAATTACAACAGTTGTTTTCGATAGAAACGGTTATCTGTACCATGGCAGAGTAAAAGCACTTGCTGATGCTGCCAGAGAAGGAGGACTTAAATTTTAG
- the rplF gene encoding 50S ribosomal protein L6, producing MSRIGRLPITIPQGVEVKVSDNNVVTVKGKLGELTQVVDPAITVKVEDGRVVLSRATESKEHKSKHGLYRSLLNNMITGVSQGFTTVQELVGVGFKAEAKGQLLELSLGYSHNIFMEIPSEIKIETVSERGKNPQIKMTSADKQLLGQVAAKIRSFRKPEPYKGKGIRFQGEELRRKAGKSAEKK from the coding sequence ATGTCAAGAATAGGAAGATTACCGATAACCATCCCGCAGGGAGTGGAAGTAAAGGTGAGCGATAACAATGTAGTTACCGTAAAAGGAAAACTGGGCGAACTGACTCAGGTTGTTGACCCTGCCATTACTGTGAAAGTGGAAGACGGCCGTGTGGTACTCTCCAGAGCTACTGAAAGCAAAGAGCACAAATCAAAACATGGTTTGTACCGCTCGTTGCTGAATAATATGATTACAGGAGTTAGCCAGGGTTTTACAACGGTGCAGGAATTGGTCGGTGTGGGTTTTAAAGCCGAAGCCAAAGGTCAGCTCCTTGAACTGTCTCTGGGTTATTCTCATAATATCTTTATGGAAATCCCTTCCGAAATTAAAATCGAAACGGTTTCTGAGCGAGGGAAAAATCCACAGATTAAAATGACCTCTGCCGATAAACAACTGCTGGGTCAGGTGGCTGCTAAAATCCGCTCTTTCCGTAAACCCGAGCCGTATAAAGGTAAAGGAATCCGGTTCCAGGGTGAAGAACTCAGACGTAAAGCCGGTAAATCAGCAGAGAAAAAATAA
- the rpsH gene encoding 30S ribosomal protein S8, whose amino-acid sequence MNTDPIADYLTRIRNAVAAGHRMVEIPASNLKKNITKILYEKGYILNYKFDDSGKFETIKIALKYHPVTKMPAINTIQRASTPGLRKYVGARDLPRVINGLGIAILSTSAGVITDKEARKLNVGGEVICYVS is encoded by the coding sequence ATGAATACCGATCCAATAGCAGACTATTTGACAAGAATCAGGAACGCCGTAGCAGCCGGACACCGTATGGTGGAAATACCCGCTTCTAACCTGAAAAAGAACATTACAAAAATCCTTTATGAAAAAGGATATATACTGAATTATAAATTCGATGATTCAGGCAAATTTGAAACCATTAAAATTGCCCTGAAATATCATCCCGTTACCAAAATGCCCGCTATCAATACCATTCAGCGTGCTTCGACACCTGGTTTGCGGAAATATGTGGGAGCCAGAGATCTCCCGCGTGTGATCAACGGACTGGGTATCGCTATTTTGTCCACTTCTGCCGGTGTAATTACCGATAAAGAAGCTCGGAAACTGAATGTGGGCGGCGAAGTTATTTGTTACGTAAGTTAA
- the rpsN gene encoding 30S ribosomal protein S14 — protein sequence MAKESMKARERKRQKMVEKYAAKRAALKAAGDYEGLQKLPKNSSPVRLHNRCQLSGRPKGYMRQFGISRIEFREMALKGLIPGIKKASW from the coding sequence ATGGCAAAAGAGTCGATGAAAGCGCGGGAGCGCAAAAGACAAAAAATGGTGGAGAAATATGCGGCTAAACGTGCTGCCTTGAAAGCTGCCGGAGATTACGAAGGTTTGCAAAAATTACCCAAAAACTCGTCTCCCGTTCGTTTACACAACCGTTGTCAGCTCTCCGGAAGACCGAAAGGGTATATGAGACAGTTTGGAATTTCACGTATTGAATTCAGAGAAATGGCTCTCAAAGGCCTTATTCCCGGAATTAAAAAAGCCAGTTGGTAG
- the rplE gene encoding 50S ribosomal protein L5, which translates to MEYQPRLKKQYFEEIIPALTKKFGYKTIMQVPKLEKIAINQGIGAALTDKKLIDAGIAEMTAITGQKAVPTISKRDVSNFKLRRGNPIGVRVTLRGDKMYEFLDKLIAVALPRVRDFKGINDKGFDGHGNYTFGVPEQIIFPEINIDNVMRINGMDITFVTSARTDEEAFALLKEFGLPFKNQKK; encoded by the coding sequence ATGGAATATCAACCTAGATTAAAGAAACAATACTTTGAGGAAATTATTCCTGCATTAACCAAAAAATTTGGTTACAAAACCATTATGCAGGTTCCCAAGTTGGAGAAAATTGCAATTAACCAGGGAATTGGTGCTGCGCTTACCGACAAGAAACTGATCGATGCCGGTATTGCTGAAATGACCGCTATTACCGGACAAAAAGCAGTGCCGACGATCTCTAAAAGAGACGTTTCCAATTTTAAACTGAGAAGAGGAAACCCCATTGGAGTTCGGGTAACCCTGCGTGGTGACAAAATGTACGAGTTTCTGGATAAACTTATTGCCGTAGCCCTGCCGCGTGTACGCGACTTTAAAGGCATTAACGATAAAGGATTTGATGGCCACGGAAATTACACCTTTGGTGTTCCCGAACAAATCATTTTCCCTGAAATTAATATCGACAATGTGATGCGTATTAACGGTATGGACATTACTTTTGTAACATCGGCCAGAACCGACGAAGAAGCTTTCGCTTTGTTGAAAGAATTTGGATTACCATTTAAAAATCAAAAAAAATAA
- the rplX gene encoding 50S ribosomal protein L24: MAKLHIKKGDNVMVIAGNDKGRSGKVLEVIAEKNRAIVEGVNMIAKHTKPNADYPNGGIIKKEAPIHLSNLKVIDPSGNPTRVGRKLDEKTGKSVRYSKKSGEVIK; encoded by the coding sequence ATGGCAAAGTTGCATATAAAAAAAGGGGATAATGTGATGGTCATTGCCGGAAACGACAAAGGTCGCTCTGGTAAAGTGCTGGAAGTTATCGCCGAGAAAAACAGGGCAATTGTGGAAGGTGTGAATATGATTGCTAAACATACGAAGCCCAATGCCGATTACCCCAATGGAGGGATTATTAAAAAGGAAGCGCCCATTCATCTTTCTAACCTGAAAGTGATTGACCCTTCCGGTAATCCTACCCGTGTGGGACGTAAATTGGATGAGAAGACCGGTAAATCAGTTCGTTACTCAAAAAAATCAGGGGAGGTAATTAAGTAA
- the rplN gene encoding 50S ribosomal protein L14, translating to MVQQESRLTVADNSGAREVLVIRVLGGTRKRYASVGDQIVVTVKNAIPSGNVKKGAVAKAVVVRTKKEIRRSDGSYIRFDDNACVLLNASGEMMGTRIFGPVARELREKQYMKIVSLAPEVL from the coding sequence ATGGTACAACAAGAATCAAGACTTACGGTTGCTGACAACAGCGGAGCCAGAGAAGTGCTGGTTATCCGGGTTTTAGGCGGTACACGGAAAAGATATGCATCGGTAGGTGACCAGATTGTGGTAACCGTTAAAAACGCTATCCCTTCCGGAAACGTGAAAAAAGGCGCTGTTGCCAAAGCTGTTGTAGTCAGAACTAAAAAGGAAATCAGAAGGAGCGACGGGTCTTATATTCGTTTTGATGATAACGCCTGTGTGTTGCTGAATGCCTCCGGCGAAATGATGGGAACCCGTATCTTCGGTCCCGTTGCCCGTGAATTGCGTGAAAAACAATATATGAAAATTGTTTCACTGGCACCTGAGGTGCTTTAA
- the rpsQ gene encoding 30S ribosomal protein S17, producing the protein MEKRNLRKERIGLVVSNKMDKSIVVRIERRFKHPIYGKFVKKTKKFIAHDENNECNIGDTVRIMETRPLSKRKNWRLVEIIERAK; encoded by the coding sequence ATGGAAAAGAGAAATCTTAGAAAAGAAAGAATTGGTCTTGTCGTTAGCAATAAAATGGACAAATCGATTGTGGTTAGAATCGAACGCCGTTTTAAACATCCCATTTATGGAAAATTTGTCAAGAAGACCAAAAAATTTATTGCCCACGACGAGAACAATGAATGCAATATCGGTGATACCGTTCGCATTATGGAAACACGTCCTCTGAGCAAAAGAAAAAATTGGAGATTAGTAGAAATTATTGAAAGAGCGAAATAA